GAAGGAGAGCTCCAGATGGCAGCGCTCGGCGATCTCGCGGGTGGCGGCGATGGCCTCCGGGCAGTCGGCGAACAGGGCGATCATCTCGGCCGGGGACTTGAAGTAGAGCTGGTCCGTGGAGAAGCGGAAGCGACCCTGGTCCTGGATGGTCTTGCCCGTCTGCACGCAGAGGAGCACCTCGTGGGCATGGGCCTCCTCCCGGGTCAGGTAATGGCAGTCGTTGGTGGCCACCAGGGGCACGCCGGTCTCCCGGGCCAGGGTCTTCAGGCCCTGGTTGACGATCGCCTGCTCCGGCAGGCCGTTCTCCTGGATCTCCAGATAGAAGCGATCCCCGAAGATGGCCCGGTATTCGGCCAGGTGCTTGCGGCCGGCCTCCAGGTGGCCCCCCAGGATGGCGTGGGGGATCTCGCCATGCAGGCAGGCGGTGAGGGCGATGAGGCCTTCGTTGAGCTGGGCCAGCACCTCCTTGTCGATGCGGGGCTTGTAATAGAAGCCCTCCAGCTGGGCGATGCTGGCCAGATGGATGAGGTTCTGGTAGCCGGCCTTGTTCATGGCCAGGAGCACCAGGTGGAAGGCCGCCTCGGAGGCGCTGGCCGCCTGGCGCTCCCGCCGGCTGCCCGGGGCGACGTACAGCTCGCAGCCGATGATGGGCTTCAGTCCCGCCTTGGTGGCCCGCTCGTAAAACTCCAGTGCCCCGTGCATGGTGCCGTGATCGGTGAGGGCCACTGCCGGCAGGCTGAAGGCCTTGGCCTGATTCACCAGGCTGGGGAGGCGGATGGCGCCGTCCAGGAGGCTGTACTCGGAATGGACATGAAGATGGACGAAGTCGCTTACCGGGGCGGTGGTCATGGGCGGGTGGGGCTGGACGTTGGGGTGGACGGCTCGGGCGTGGCCAGGAGGGCCGCAAATTCCGGCATGGCAGCGAGCGTGGTCAGGGACTGCCACAGATCGGGCTCGGTGTGGGGCTCCAGGGTCAGGCCCAGGGGCCGCGGCCAGCCGGCAAGGCGCCGGAACAGATCCGGGAAATCAATGAGCCCCCGGCCGATGGCCAGATGCTCGTCCCGGGAGCCGTGGTTGTCGTGCAGGTGGAGGTGGCCGAGCCAGGGCGCAAGCTCGGCCAGCCAGGCCGCGGGCGGCCGGTTGGCCATGGCCAGGGCATGCCCCACGTCCAGGCAGAAGCCCAGGCGCGGCGAGGCGATGGCCTCGAAGACCGCCCGGTGATAGCGGCCGTCCGGCTCATAGGTGTTCTCCAGCATGATCGGCACCCCGGAAGGCTCCGTCGCGGCGAGCATCTCCTGCCACAGCTCCAGGCTGTACCCCAGCCAGTCGGTCGCCGGCAGGCCGGGATGGAGGCCCCGGGTGCCCAGGTGGCAGATGACCGCCCGGGGGCCAAAGATCGGCACCAGCTCCAGGGCCTGGCACAGCCGCTGGCGGGCGTGGGCCCGCTGCGGCGCCGAGCTGCTGCCGGGAAAGAGGTCCGTAAACGGGGCGTGCTGGGTGCAGGCAAGACCGGCTGCCGCCAGCCGGTCAGCGGCCGCCTGGAAGTCCCGGCGCGCTGTCTTGCCGAGGACATCGCCATCGAGGCCGATCTCCGGCTGCAGCCCTTCCTGGCAGAACCGCTCCAAGAAGCCGCGGCGGAGCCAGGAGTAGGGGAGATTGACGAAGCAGCGCCTGTTCAGGGGAGGGTGCATGGGGGGGGGACGAACCGCAGAATATCGAACAAGGAATATCGAAGTCCGAAGGGACTGGATGTTGACGTTATCGGATCAGCCCCTACCGGTCCCTTCTGCGGTTGGACATTCCTTGTTCGCCATTCGATATTCGCTTTTCACGGCGCAGTCTAGTGTCCCGGGACCGGGCTGTCAATGCCGCGGCCGCCTCCTGGCGGCAGGCGCGCTTGCGGCCAGGGCCATCGTCGTTAAGCCGTTGCGGATCGGTGGCAAAGGCACTATGTTGAACCGCCTGGCCGGGCACGGCCCAACCCCAATCTGTCGGAGGAAGAAAGCCTCATGTCAACGTGCAGCAGCAAGGGATGCGCCAGCAAAGGGTCGAGCTGCGGCTCGCCCAAGGCGGCGCAGGCCATGCAGGATCTGGCCATCACCGCCTCTTTGGGGCGTATCCGCCACAAGATCCTGGTGATGAGCGGCAAGGGCGGGGTGGGCAAGAGCACCGTGGCCACCAATCTGGCCCTGGCCCTGGCCCGCCGCGGCCATCAGGTGGGCCTCATGGACGTGGATCTGCACGGGCCGGATGTCTGCCGGATGCTGGGCCTGGCCGAGAGCCTGCAGGAGGCCCCGGCCGGCGGCCTCCTGCCCGCCATGCGTGCCGGCGACAACCTCAAGGTCATCTCCCTGGAGTACCTGATGCGGGACCGGGACGAGGCGATCATCTGGCGGGGGCCCCTGAAGATGCAGGCCATCCGCCAGTTCATCTCCGACGTCGACTGGGGGGAGCTGGATTATCTCGTCATCGACGCGCCGCCCGGCACCGGCGACGAGCCCCTCACCGTGGCCCAGCTCATGAAGGACGGTCACGCCCTTATCGTCACCACGCCCCAGGAGGTGGCCCTGGCGGATGTGCGCAAGTCCATCAACTTCTGCCGCCATGTGGCCCTGGATGTCCTGGGCCTGGTGGAGAACATGAGCGGCTTTGTCTGCCCTCATTGCCGCGAGACGGTGGAGATCTTCAAGAAGGGGGGAGGGGAGGAGACCGCCGCTGCCTTCGATCTGCCCTTCCTGGGCCGCATCCCCCTGGACCCCCTGGTGGTGACCGGCGGCGACGATGGCCAGCCCTATCTGGCCTCCCAGCCGGATTCGGTTACCGGCCAGGCGTTTGACCGGGTGGTCAGCGCCGTCGAGACCATCCTGCCGCCCCGCAGGCCGGCAGCGGCGGGAGCGGCAGCATGATCATCGAGAAGCTCACGGTGGGGGCGCTGGCGGTCTCCTGCTACCTGGTGGCCTGCAGCGAGACCCGGCACGGCCTCATCATCGATCCGGGCGGCGATGAGGACCGCATCCTGGCGGCGATCAAGCGGCTGGATCTGGTCATCGACGCCATCGTCTGCACCCATGCCCATCCGGACCATGTGGCGGCCAACGCCGTCCTGAAGGAGAAGACCGGGGCCCGCATCGTCATGCATGCCGACGACGATGCCTTCTTTGCCCGACCCGAGATCCGGACCTTCTTCTCCGGCCTGGGCATGCCCTTCTCGCCGCCGGCGGACACCCGGGTCAGGGACGGCGACACCATCACCACCGGCAGCCTGACCTTCACCGTCCTGCACACCCCTGGCCATACCCCGGGCAGCATCTGCCTCTATGGCCACGGCCAGCTCTTCACCGGTGACACCCTTTTTGTGGGCGGCGTCGGCCGCACCGACTTTCCGGGCGGCTCGGAGCGAGCCCTTGAGCGCTCCCTGGGCGAGAAGCTGCGGGGCCTGCCGCCGGCGACCATCGTCTGGCCTGGCCATGACTATGGCGGCGAGCGCTCCACCATCGGCGAGGAGCTGCAGGACAATCCTTACCTGGCCGGGGACTGGCTGCCGTGAAGAAGGAGGTCATCCTCGGCACCGCTGGGCATGTGGACCATGGCAAGACCAGTCTGGTCAAGGCCCTGACCGGGGTCGACACCGACCGGCTGAAGGAGGAGAAGGAGCGGGGCATCACCATCGAGCTGGGCTTTGCCCATCTCGATCTGCCCTGTGGCATCCGGCTGGGCATCGTCGACGTGCCCGGCCACGAGCGCTTTGTCAAGAACATGGTGGCCGGCGCCGGCGGCATGGATCTGGTGGTCATGATCATTGCCGCCGACGAGGGGATCATGCCCCAGACCCGGGAGCATCTGGAGATCTGCAGCCTGCTGGGCCTGGCGCACGGCCTGGTGGTGGTCACCAAGAAGGACATGGTGGACGCCGACTGGCTGGAGCTGGTGGAAAGCGAGGTGGCGGACTTCGTGGCCGGCACCTTCCTGGAAGGCCGGCCGGTGATCCCGGTCTCCTCGGTCACCGGCGAGGGGCTGCCGGAGCTGCTCTCCGCCCTGGATCAGCTGGTCCGGGGCATGACCCTGGCCGAGGCGTCCGGACCCTTCCGGCTGCCGGTGGACCGGGTGTTCACCATGAAGGGCTTCGGCACCGTGGT
This region of Thermodesulfobacteriota bacterium genomic DNA includes:
- a CDS encoding sugar phosphate isomerase/epimerase family protein, which encodes MHPPLNRRCFVNLPYSWLRRGFLERFCQEGLQPEIGLDGDVLGKTARRDFQAAADRLAAAGLACTQHAPFTDLFPGSSSAPQRAHARQRLCQALELVPIFGPRAVICHLGTRGLHPGLPATDWLGYSLELWQEMLAATEPSGVPIMLENTYEPDGRYHRAVFEAIASPRLGFCLDVGHALAMANRPPAAWLAELAPWLGHLHLHDNHGSRDEHLAIGRGLIDFPDLFRRLAGWPRPLGLTLEPHTEPDLWQSLTTLAAMPEFAALLATPEPSTPTSSPTRP
- a CDS encoding Mrp/NBP35 family ATP-binding protein, coding for MSTCSSKGCASKGSSCGSPKAAQAMQDLAITASLGRIRHKILVMSGKGGVGKSTVATNLALALARRGHQVGLMDVDLHGPDVCRMLGLAESLQEAPAGGLLPAMRAGDNLKVISLEYLMRDRDEAIIWRGPLKMQAIRQFISDVDWGELDYLVIDAPPGTGDEPLTVAQLMKDGHALIVTTPQEVALADVRKSINFCRHVALDVLGLVENMSGFVCPHCRETVEIFKKGGGEETAAAFDLPFLGRIPLDPLVVTGGDDGQPYLASQPDSVTGQAFDRVVSAVETILPPRRPAAAGAAA
- a CDS encoding MBL fold metallo-hydrolase yields the protein MIIEKLTVGALAVSCYLVACSETRHGLIIDPGGDEDRILAAIKRLDLVIDAIVCTHAHPDHVAANAVLKEKTGARIVMHADDDAFFARPEIRTFFSGLGMPFSPPADTRVRDGDTITTGSLTFTVLHTPGHTPGSICLYGHGQLFTGDTLFVGGVGRTDFPGGSERALERSLGEKLRGLPPATIVWPGHDYGGERSTIGEELQDNPYLAGDWLP